CCTGTGTGTTCTTGGAATAAGGTTTTACATGTGGCTTCGGATTGCTGCCGTTATCTATCAATAAATCCTTTCACTCTCATTTCAAACCACGCTAAGTGAAATTTCCTTTATCCTGTTTCCCCTATTTAATCAATTAAAAATCAAAAGTTATAACTGTAACGAGCGAACGATCGATGGAAATGCTTGACAGCATGACATATTCTCGAGAAACAAGCAAACTCAGAACTTGTGCTGCATTTATTTAACATTCAATTTGTTCGTTCTGCGGATCGAGGGGTCGCACCCGGCAAAAAGCCGGAAGTTTCAATTGCTAAGGATACTTACGTGTATTTTGATTTGCGCAGTCAAGCTGTTAGAATCAGGTATAAAAGGGATAATTACGGTGGCCCAGATGGGTCACACatgcaaattaaaaatgttgctgcaaattatCAAGAGTACatgcaaattaaaaattgtACATGCAAACTAAATATATTTCCTGCAAATTAAATATAGCATGCAAATTAAAAATTGCACATGCAAACTAAAAATATTTACCTGCAAATGAAATATAGTACATGCAAATTAAAAGTTGTGCTGCAAATTGAAAATACTACAGTACATGCGAACTAAAAATTCGAGGCAACATAACAAATTCGTTACCGgaaaatgtgtggaaaatgtcATCGTTAATAGTTGAAATTTCACTGTATTTGTAACATACTGCAAAGAAATAAGCAAGAGTTGCGTTAAATTCGCTAAATACCTTGCTGCAGATTGAAATAGTATTGAAGCAAAACCGATGCAAATGAAAAGTCCTGCACGCGCAGTATGACTGATGAGGACCTGGTTCGAGCCGTGTGACCTGGCCTACAGCCTTCGTTTCATCCATTTTTGGCGGGAAAGGAAGACCTGCTAGTTCAGCTTTTTGCAATGATGTTTTGCTCATTTTGTGGCGAAAAATGTGCAACTGCTGCAATCTTTTGCCATAAATGTGGAAAAATGATAAGCTTGAGTGTGGATAAGGAGAATGGTTCTCCGAGTGGCGTACACTGCGAACAGAAGACGTCGGCGACAGCATCAAAGCCGCTCTTAACCTTCGCAGCGTTCCGATCGAGGAAGGAAGACGATCGTTCAAAGTATTTCAAGCCACCTGTAGCAAAAAGGCTGAAAAAGGAACCGGAAAGGGTTGAAAAGGAAGTTAAAGTCCAAGTTGGAATTGTAACGATGAAGGACGGTGGTCTTTCTCTGAAGCGCGGCGTTACACTCCCAGTGTCTGTATCACCCAAAAGCAATTCTGAGGATTTACTAAAAAGGGCTGTGCACAAACATAACCGCTTTAACCTGCTTTAACAACAACTTAATTTCTTCCACGCTTCCATCATCGTATAGACTGTTGTACCATGACAAATCTGAAGTGAAAACTCTTCCAGGAAGTGATGAAAAATTTGTATTACAACGATACAAAGAAGAAATCGATAAATCATATGAAAGGATAACGTTTTATTTATGTTCTACGGATGACTATCTGGACAACCTTCTGTAcgaagatgaagatgaaaaaCGTTTAGAGGACCCTGAGTTTGTCACTGAAATCCAGCACATACCTTCTCATGACGACAAAAACAGCCCATCATCGGCAACAGAGGTCCAAGTGACATCATCAAAGCCACAAGAAGTGGAAAGTGGAAATAAAAGGTTGATAAGCTGCCCTATGTGCCACTCATTATTCCCCCTCACAGATATTGAAGAGCATGCTGATCAATGTGCCATGTGGTTACTCGATGATGAGGAACAGCCATGTGAAATTCAGAGTTACATGTACGATGGTACTTCCAGTGATGTTGAGAAAACAAGAACAGTGCAGGAGTTGACTGGCCACCAACACAAGGCGGCTTTACAAGGTCAAATATCTGAATTATCAGGACAGTTGCTGTCACAAGACACAAAGCGTCTTACAGTCAGACGAAAGTTTATCTGGCAAGATTTCAAGGCAGCCATGGAGACTAAAATTGATCCCAAATCATCACTTAAAGTTGTTTTCACTGGGGAGCCTGCCGTAAATGATGGTGGACCAAAGAGAGAACTATTTTCAGGTAGGATACACACAAGTCAGCATTATGGATAAACTGGGGGAGGGGTACTCCCTATAATGCCTATACGGGGAGGCTCCACCTGAAACGGGTACTTTTTTCAGGCTT
The Montipora capricornis isolate CH-2021 chromosome 10, ASM3666992v2, whole genome shotgun sequence genome window above contains:
- the LOC138018783 gene encoding uncharacterized protein, producing MISLSVDKENGSPSGVHCEQKTSATASKPLLTFAAFRSRKEDDRSKYFKPPVAKRLKKEPERVEKEVKVQVGIVTMKDGGLSLKRGVTLPVLLYHDKSEVKTLPGSDEKFVLQRYKEEIDKSYERITFYLCSTDDYLDNLLYEDEDEKRLEDPEFVTEIQHIPSHDDKNSPSSATEVQVTSSKPQEVESGNKRLISCPMCHSLFPLTDIEEHADQCAMWLLDDEEQPCEIQSYMYDGTSSDVEKTRTVQELTGHQHKAALQGQISELSGQLLSQDTKRLTVRRKFIWQDFKAAMETKIDPKSSLKVVFTGEPAVNDGGPKRELFSGRIHTSQHYG